The genomic window CCCGGCCGGTCCCTCGGCTCGTCCTCGAGGGGCTGGGTCGCTCGCTGGGTTGGCCCTGCGCGGCGTACCTCATGCGATTCCCTCTGGCACCCCCTAGGGGGAGTTCTTTCAGAGGTGCCCCCTAGGGAGCCCCGCGCCCTCTTTCCATTTTTCCCCGGGCAGAATGATTGAGCCCCTCCTGCTGTGTGCTGGTCGAGTGGAATTCCTGGGCTGTATCCCCCTCTGTTGTCTCGACGCCAAGAGGCTTGACGTCGAGAGAGTCTGAGGGACCACGGCGGCCGGCGGGTGTTGGGCCGGCTGCTGGTGGTGCAGCGGGGCCCGTAGCAGGGGGCCCGCTCGCGCTGCTACGCGTAGCAGCGGCGCTACGGTGGTGTAGCGCCGCTGACCTGGTGTGAAGCGGGTGTAGCGGCCCTCGCCAGCGGGGGTGGCTGTGGGGCAGCGGCCCTGGTCGGCTGTCGGCTGCGGCCGGTCTGGCGCGTGGCGCTACGGGTCCGGGTGGCCGGTGCTTTGGGGCTGGCGCGGTGCGGGGTGATGGTTATGACCGCGCGGTGGCGACGGCCTGCGTGTGCCATTAGCGTCCACGCCCATGAGGGACGAGCAGGGAAAGCAATTGCCGGCGCCGTGGCGGGTGGCTATTGACGAGTGGGTGGCCGTGCTGCATTCGTCCGGTCGGTCTCCGGCGACGATTCAAGAGCACTCACGGGCGATTGCCGATCTAGGGCTGGCACACCCGGAAATAGACCCGTGGGGAATGTCTCCGGCGACGGTCCGTCAATGGTGGACAGGCCAGCGGTGGTCGTCGTCCACGCGGCGAAAGCGCGCGGCGTCGCTGCGCAGCTTCTACCGGTGGGGGATGGAGACCGGCCACTGCCGGCGGTCGCCGGTGCTGGGAATCGCACCGGTGCGCGTGGACCCTGCCGTTTCGGGCCCGGCTCGTGCTGTGCTGCCGCCGGCGTGGCGCGAGCCCGTAGCCGAATTCCTGGCATGGATGGAGGCCGGCGGTCGCCGGCCGGGCACGATCGAGCAGCGCCGGTGGTGGCTGGGCCGGCTCGCGGCCGACATGCCGGACCCGTGGACGGTGCGCCCGGGCGACCTCGCGCTGTGGCTGTCGCGGGAGGACTGGCAGGGGGAGACCAAGCGTGCCGGTCGCGCGTCGGTCCGCACGTTCTACGCGTGGGCGGTGCACGCCGGCTATCTCGTCGCGTCGCCAGCGGACGCGCTGCCCCCGGTGCGGCGCGTGCGGACGCTGCCCCGACCGGCTCCGACCGACGCCGTGACGGCGGCCCTGGGAACCAGCGGCGACCGGGTGCGGCTGGCGCTCATGCTGGGTGCCCTGGCCGGGCTGCGCCGCTCCGAGATAGCCGCGGTGCACTCCAGTGACGTGACCGGCGCCACGCTGCGAGTGCGGGGCAAGGGCGGGCACGAGCGGATCGTGCCGCTGCACCCGGACCTGCGGGAGGCTCTGGCCGTCGCCGTCGCCCGGACGGGACCGGGGTGGCTTTTCCCCTCGCCCGCGGGCTCGGGCGGGCACCTGACCGCTGCGCACCTGGGGCGCCAGATCAGCGCCGCGCTGCCGCCGGGGGTGACTCCCCACGCGTTGCGTCACCGGTTCGCCACCCAGGCCTATGCCGCTGGCCGTGATCTACGGGCTGTGCAAGAGCTGCTAGGGCACGCCACACCGGAGACCACCGCCCGGTATGCCGCGGTGCCGGACGGTGCACTACAGCTCGCCGTCGCCGGGGTGAGCCTCACCTAGGGCAAAGCGGGGTCAGTACCCCGACGACCACGCGGCGGAGGGAGACGCCATGTCCGACGCTGGCCGGCATGGCGTTGCCCTCCTGCGCTCTCGTCTCGCCTACCCACGTTTCCGCTGGTCACGCCATAAATCCCTCTCCCGGGCAAGGGTTCCGGACGTTTCCGCTGATCTACGGTGTTTCCGCTGGTCACGCCATAAATCCCTCTCCCGGGCAAGGGTTATCCCTCTCCCGGGCAAGGGTTGCCCGGGAGAGGGATCGGAATAGAGGTTGTTCTAGATAAGCCCCTAGATAAGGGGGGTGGCTGGCGACGGTGGAACACGTCCGCCGGCGTCCGGGCTCGGGCTCGCGTCGACCCCTGATGACCGATGGCGAGGGGAGGGCCTGGCGTCGCTGCGCTCCGCCGGCCTGGAGCTGCGAGGGGGCCGCGACGCGGCGGGGAGACGCCCTTATGCCCGGATCTGTGCACGAGGTGTAGGGTCAAGTCACCCATTGACGAGTTGACCCCCGCGACGCTGGCAGGCGCCCGGGGGTCGTGAGACCAATAACGGTGGTCTGAGATGAAGCATATCCGCACAGCAGCCCCCGGTGTCGAGCCTGCACCCCTTGTGGTGACCAGGACGGGGGAAAGCCCGGTAGAGCAGGTCACGGTGCGTCGCCGCACGGACCCCACCAGGGCATTTGCCACGATCTATCGCCACGTCCTGCGCTCTGGCGCGCTGTCCTGGCGTGGCGTGGCTACCTACGTCGCGCTGCGGTCCTACGCCGGGTGCGCGCTGGTCTGTCCCACGCGCGCCGGTCTGGCCTCCCGAGCAGGGATCAGCGTCAAGACCGTTGACGCCGGGCTGCGCGAGCTGACCGCGGCCGGATACGTCCGCGTCGTCCCTCGCTGGGCCCCCAGCGACGCGCCGGGCGGTCGCTCGCGCACCTCTAGCGCCTACGAGCTGCTGGACGAGCCGGGCGCCCCGACCACGCCGGGGTGGCGCCCCGGCGACGCGGCACCCGCAGGCGAGGGCACCGCACCCGACGACCCCGGTCCCGGCGACCGGGTGCGCGTCGCTGGTGGGAGCGGCTGGGGGATGGCCTACACCCACGTCCTGACCGCCGGTCTGCCCGGGCGAGCGGTCGCCATGTACGCCGCGGTCGCCAGCTACTCCGGCCCGTCTGTCTCCGCGCCCACGCGCGCCGCGCTGGCCGCTGCTGCCGGTATGGCACGCAGCACCGCTGACGCAGCCTTGACCGACCTCGTGGCCGCGGGCTTCCTCGCTGTCCACGAGCGCCGCGCTCCGGCCCGCCCGGGTCGCGAGGGGGAGCGGCTGCCTAGCGCGGTCGAGTTGCTGGACGAGCCGGGCGCCCCGACCACGCCGGGGTGGCGCCCCGGCGACGCGGCACCCACGATGACCTCCCCGCGCGTGGTCGAGACGCCGGCCCCGGCCCCTGCTGTCGTGGTCGAGACGCCGGCCCCGGCCCCTGCTGTCGTGGTCGAGACGCCGGCCCCGGCCCCTGCTGTCGTGGTCGAGACGCCGGCCCCGGCCCCTGCTGTCGTGGTCGAGACGCCGGCCCCGGCCCCTGCTGTCGTGGTCGAGACGCCGGCCCCGGCCCCTGCTGTCGTGGTCGAGACGCCGGCCCCGGCCCCTGCTGATCGCCGGGTCCCCAGCGACGAGCACGGTCCGCTGTCGCCGCGGTGTGCACGTCACCTGCATGTCCGTGAGGATGTGCCGTGCTACGGGTGTCGTGACGCGAAGGAGGCCTACGGGCGCGCTGACGCTGCTCGTGCTGCCGATCGTGAGATGGCCCGCTCGCGGGCTCTGCTGGACGAGCAGCGGTCCTGGTCGGCCGAGTCGCTGCCGAAGGATCGCCAGGCAGCACGCGCCGCGGAGGTCCGGGCGCTGCTCCGGGCGGGCAGGTCGGAGGTCCGGGCCTGATCGGCGGGTGACGTCGTGCTGTGCGCTCAGTCCTCGCCGGTGATGCCCAGGTGGTCGGCTAGCTCGTCCGCGAGACGGCGGGTCACGTGCCCTCGTGCCTGCCCGGTCCGTCCGCCGGCCGCGTCGTCCACCACCTCTGCGAAGGGGCGCCCCCACCGCTCGTGCGCGGCCCTAGTGACCTGTGCCGGGGTGATCCCGAGCCGGCGCGCTGCGGCCCTGGTGGCTGCGCGGGCGCTGTCGGCCGGCGCCTGCTCCACCGCGTCGGCCGGACCCTGGCGGGTGGGATCGGTGACGGACCCGCTGAGCACGGCCCGTATGCCGCTCAGCTCGCGCGAGCCGGCGCCGGTCGCCACGCGCACGGGCTCGCCGGGCAGGTCTGCGAAAAGGGCCGTGAGCGGCAGGCCTGCGGGCGCGGCCACCACCTCGTGCGCGGTAAGCATCGTCGCCAGGGTCAGGGACCGCCGGCCGCCCTCTAGGTCAGCCCACCGCGGCGCCGTCCACGCGCCA from Arsenicicoccus dermatophilus includes these protein-coding regions:
- a CDS encoding tyrosine-type recombinase/integrase, with product MRDEQGKQLPAPWRVAIDEWVAVLHSSGRSPATIQEHSRAIADLGLAHPEIDPWGMSPATVRQWWTGQRWSSSTRRKRAASLRSFYRWGMETGHCRRSPVLGIAPVRVDPAVSGPARAVLPPAWREPVAEFLAWMEAGGRRPGTIEQRRWWLGRLAADMPDPWTVRPGDLALWLSREDWQGETKRAGRASVRTFYAWAVHAGYLVASPADALPPVRRVRTLPRPAPTDAVTAALGTSGDRVRLALMLGALAGLRRSEIAAVHSSDVTGATLRVRGKGGHERIVPLHPDLREALAVAVARTGPGWLFPSPAGSGGHLTAAHLGRQISAALPPGVTPHALRHRFATQAYAAGRDLRAVQELLGHATPETTARYAAVPDGALQLAVAGVSLT